The proteins below come from a single Asanoa ferruginea genomic window:
- a CDS encoding alpha-hydroxy acid oxidase, with translation MPAFKFQVSNRLGPFTVEDYRRLARRRIPDMVWAYVDYGAEDLATLDANRSAFARYAFRRRVLTGKEATDLSTRVADTDLSLPLLLSPLGSVGLSHWTGERGVAQAAERAGTVSVVSTASTYSFEEVAAGTERDHFFQLYPWADLQTGRHDLTLSLMERAARAGYRAMFVTVDVAMPGNREAERRLGMGHPPVLTPGRVFDAALKPRWWAAFLRHRRMSLRNLIEESGARAAVASVETQYRMMRAELNWDDFAWLREHWKGPLFIKGVVDARDAERAVDLGADGVVVSNHGGRQLDGDVAALDALPAIAARVGQRAEVLLEGGVRRGSDVVKALCLGATAVCVGRPYVYGLGAAGPAGAEHVVRIFREEIARVMTLMGVDRLADLDPSWLVPANTPVASESESLL, from the coding sequence ATGCCAGCGTTCAAGTTCCAGGTGTCCAACCGGCTCGGCCCCTTCACGGTCGAGGACTACCGGCGGCTCGCCCGGCGGCGGATACCGGACATGGTCTGGGCCTACGTCGACTACGGCGCCGAGGACCTGGCGACGCTGGACGCCAACCGGTCGGCGTTCGCGCGGTATGCCTTCCGGCGCCGGGTGCTGACCGGGAAGGAGGCGACGGACCTGTCCACCCGGGTGGCGGATACGGACCTGTCGTTGCCGTTGCTGCTCTCGCCGCTCGGCTCGGTCGGCCTGTCCCACTGGACCGGTGAGCGGGGCGTCGCACAGGCCGCTGAGCGCGCTGGCACGGTCTCGGTCGTCAGCACCGCGTCCACTTACTCGTTCGAGGAGGTCGCCGCGGGGACCGAGCGTGACCACTTCTTCCAGCTCTACCCGTGGGCCGACCTTCAGACGGGCCGGCACGACCTGACCCTGTCGCTGATGGAACGGGCCGCTCGTGCGGGCTATCGGGCCATGTTCGTGACCGTCGACGTGGCGATGCCGGGCAACCGGGAGGCCGAGCGGCGGCTGGGCATGGGTCATCCGCCGGTGCTGACGCCCGGTCGCGTGTTCGACGCGGCGTTGAAACCGCGGTGGTGGGCCGCCTTCCTGCGGCACCGCCGGATGTCGCTGCGCAACCTGATCGAGGAGAGTGGCGCGCGGGCCGCGGTGGCCTCGGTCGAGACCCAATACCGGATGATGCGCGCGGAGCTCAACTGGGACGACTTCGCCTGGCTGCGCGAGCACTGGAAGGGCCCGCTGTTCATCAAGGGCGTCGTCGATGCCCGCGACGCCGAGCGGGCGGTCGACCTCGGTGCCGACGGCGTCGTGGTGTCCAACCACGGTGGCCGGCAACTCGACGGCGACGTCGCCGCGCTGGACGCGCTGCCGGCGATCGCGGCCCGGGTCGGTCAGCGCGCGGAGGTGCTGCTGGAGGGCGGCGTGCGGCGGGGCAGCGACGTGGTCAAGGCGCTCTGCCTGGGTGCCACGGCGGTCTGCGTCGGGCGGCCTTATGTCTATGGGCTCGGTGCGGCGGGACCGGCCGGCGCCGAGCACGTCGTGCGGATCTTCCGCGAGGAGATCGCGCGGGTGATGACGCTGATGGGCGTCGACCGCCTGGCCGACCTGGACCCGTCCTGGCTCGTACCCGCGAACACGCCCGTTGCCTCTGAAAGTGAATCGTTGTTATGA
- a CDS encoding amidohydrolase family protein — protein sequence MTEPFPVIDTDVHPRTFAADPRIVAHLPERWQRYVAEYGPLHRPRSERPRHREFASRWDATTPDGQPPGSDPEFAATQLLDRYDISGALVNDIAGFVMAGAGGQPVELASAYCRAMNLHRRDLWLASDPRWYGSITIPYELPEAAVEEIRFCKEEMGDYNSRWKQVFLAPDNLRPAGHPSYWPIYEACEHYGLPVAFHVLAGHRITPSGSPNFYFEEHCDFALFNFPLIASLIFEGVFERFPRLKIVLVELAWSWAVPFAWRLDHAYRMNRRELSLPRLPSEYLADHVYYTTQPMEEPENDAWFDDILAQFEDSGMSRNLMYSSDYPHWDFDEPGALPKTLTDEQHRRILGQNASDLYGIDLRPGTGYTRM from the coding sequence ATGACGGAGCCGTTCCCGGTGATCGATACCGACGTCCACCCGCGCACCTTCGCCGCCGACCCGCGGATCGTGGCCCACCTTCCCGAGCGCTGGCAGCGCTACGTGGCCGAATACGGCCCGCTGCACCGGCCGCGCTCGGAACGGCCGCGGCACCGGGAGTTCGCCAGCCGCTGGGACGCCACGACGCCGGACGGCCAGCCGCCGGGCAGCGACCCTGAGTTCGCCGCCACGCAACTGCTGGATCGCTACGACATCAGCGGGGCGCTGGTCAACGACATCGCCGGGTTCGTGATGGCCGGCGCCGGCGGCCAGCCGGTCGAGTTGGCGTCGGCCTACTGCCGGGCGATGAACCTGCACCGGCGCGACCTCTGGCTGGCCAGTGACCCCCGGTGGTATGGGTCGATCACGATCCCCTACGAGCTGCCCGAGGCGGCGGTCGAGGAGATCCGGTTCTGCAAAGAGGAGATGGGCGACTACAACAGTCGCTGGAAGCAGGTCTTCCTCGCGCCCGACAACCTGCGCCCGGCCGGCCACCCGAGCTACTGGCCGATCTACGAGGCCTGCGAGCACTACGGGCTGCCGGTGGCCTTCCACGTGCTGGCCGGGCACCGGATCACGCCGTCCGGGTCGCCCAACTTCTACTTCGAAGAGCACTGCGACTTCGCGCTGTTCAACTTCCCGCTGATCGCGAGCCTGATCTTCGAAGGCGTCTTCGAACGCTTCCCGCGGCTCAAGATCGTGCTGGTGGAGCTGGCCTGGTCGTGGGCGGTTCCGTTCGCCTGGCGGCTCGACCACGCCTACCGGATGAACCGGCGGGAGTTGTCGCTGCCCCGGCTGCCGTCGGAATACCTCGCCGACCACGTCTACTACACGACGCAGCCGATGGAGGAGCCGGAGAACGACGCCTGGTTCGACGACATCCTGGCCCAGTTCGAAGACTCGGGGATGAGCCGCAACCTGATGTATTCGTCGGACTATCCGCACTGGGACTTCGACGAGCCGGGTGCGCTGCCCAAGACCCTCACCGACGAGCAGCACCGGCGGATCCTCGGCCAGAACGCCAGCGACCTCTACGGGATCGACCTGCGGCCCGGCACGGGCTACACGCGGATGTGA
- a CDS encoding Rieske (2Fe-2S) protein: protein MGRASELAEGERMIVNINGRSIGVFNVGGTFYGLPNRCPHKGAELCRGVLVGELSSPSPGEFVYDADRKFLTCPWHGWEFDVETGQSYFDPANTRVRTYPVAVQDAPADPNEPGEYVRLVQVGFELRGDQGRVPGPYEVETFDVSVEDGYLIVDLAPVRRRREGEQ from the coding sequence GTGGGCCGTGCCTCGGAACTGGCCGAGGGCGAGCGCATGATCGTAAACATCAACGGCCGGTCGATCGGCGTGTTCAACGTCGGCGGCACGTTCTACGGGCTGCCCAACCGGTGCCCACACAAGGGTGCCGAGCTGTGCCGCGGCGTGCTGGTCGGTGAGCTGTCCTCGCCGTCGCCCGGTGAGTTCGTCTACGACGCCGATCGCAAGTTCCTCACCTGCCCCTGGCACGGTTGGGAGTTCGACGTCGAGACCGGTCAGTCCTATTTCGACCCGGCGAACACCCGGGTGCGCACCTATCCGGTCGCGGTGCAGGATGCTCCCGCCGACCCCAACGAGCCCGGCGAGTACGTCCGCCTGGTCCAGGTCGGCTTCGAGTTGCGGGGCGACCAGGGCCGGGTGCCCGGCCCCTACGAGGTGGAGACGTTCGACGTCTCCGTCGAAGACGGGTATCTCATCGTCGATCTCGCGCCGGTCCGGCGTCGACGCGAAGGAGAGCAGTAG
- a CDS encoding amidohydrolase family protein: MPTAVRAVPWEGPVVDVDVHANVPSLTALYPYLPDLWIDWCKERGYRGPGAAAGHYPPNSTRACDPRWRPASGAPASNVGLLREHVLDPWDVDQAILNCYYGLDALRHPDWAAALVRALNDWIVAEWLEPEPRLRASLVIPARDPEAMIAEIRRVGDHPGFVQVLLPVRNDALWGQRVYHDVLREIADRGLVAGLHYGGTTESHPSTTGPTSWHVEEYAAEWQSFAAQLTSLVSEGVFQKIPELRVSVLEGGFLWLPLWGWRMNKEWKGLRREVPWLTEPPLDIIRRHFRFSTAPFDGGPPRMLAKCLEWLGSDDVLMWATDYPHGYDENAGDLFAALPESMRGKTMADNARSWYRL; encoded by the coding sequence ATGCCGACCGCCGTGCGTGCGGTGCCGTGGGAGGGCCCGGTCGTCGACGTCGACGTCCACGCCAATGTCCCGTCGCTGACCGCGCTCTACCCGTATCTGCCGGACCTGTGGATCGACTGGTGCAAGGAGCGCGGCTATCGCGGTCCGGGCGCGGCCGCCGGCCACTACCCGCCCAACTCGACCCGGGCCTGCGACCCGCGGTGGCGCCCGGCGAGCGGGGCGCCGGCGTCGAACGTCGGGTTGCTCCGCGAGCACGTGCTCGACCCCTGGGACGTCGACCAGGCGATCCTCAACTGCTACTACGGGCTCGACGCGCTGCGCCACCCCGACTGGGCCGCCGCGCTGGTGCGGGCCCTCAACGACTGGATCGTCGCCGAGTGGCTGGAGCCGGAGCCGCGGCTGCGGGCCTCACTGGTCATCCCGGCCCGCGACCCCGAGGCGATGATCGCGGAGATCCGCCGGGTCGGCGACCACCCCGGGTTCGTGCAGGTGCTGCTGCCCGTACGCAATGACGCCCTGTGGGGTCAGCGGGTCTACCACGACGTGTTGCGCGAGATCGCCGACCGTGGCCTGGTCGCCGGCCTCCACTATGGAGGCACGACCGAGTCGCACCCGTCGACGACCGGGCCGACCTCGTGGCACGTCGAGGAATACGCCGCCGAGTGGCAGTCGTTCGCCGCGCAGCTCACCAGCCTGGTCAGCGAGGGCGTCTTCCAGAAGATCCCCGAGCTGCGGGTGTCGGTGCTGGAGGGCGGCTTCCTGTGGCTGCCGCTGTGGGGCTGGCGGATGAACAAGGAATGGAAGGGCCTGCGCCGCGAGGTGCCGTGGCTGACCGAGCCGCCGCTCGACATCATCCGCCGGCACTTCCGCTTCTCGACCGCGCCGTTCGACGGTGGGCCGCCGCGGATGCTCGCGAAGTGCCTCGAGTGGCTGGGCTCCGACGACGTGTTGATGTGGGCGACCGACTATCCGCACGGCTACGACGAGAACGCGGGCGACCTCTTCGCCGCGCTGCCCGAGTCGATGCGCGGCAAGACCATGGCCGACAACGCGAGGTCATGGTACCGGCTGTAA
- a CDS encoding Nramp family divalent metal transporter, with translation MVPAVTAARLGRITLLGPAFVAGIAYVDPGNFATNTAAGVDYGYLLLWVVVAANLAAILIQLLSAKLGIATGKSLPRLCRERFSRPVTLGLWVQAELVAIATDLAEILGGALALRLLFDLPVLVGGVVTAVVSLLLLSLRNLRHYERAVLALLAVIVVGFLCSLITARPSLPLAVHGLVPAFDGQASMVLAAGMLGATVMPHAIYLHSALVVDRFGDRLGDPASRHRLLRASRVDVLTAMTVAGGVNLAMLLVAAAALAGSGADSLDAVHAGLGSVLGSGTALLFALALLASGIASSSVGTYAGAVILEGFVGLRVHPLFRRLATLAPALVVLALGLEPTRALVLSQVVLSVGIPFALVPLILLTRDRRVMGALTNKRSTTATATVVAGLVSALNVVLIGSTVTGGM, from the coding sequence ATGGTACCGGCTGTAACGGCGGCGCGGCTTGGCCGGATCACGTTGCTGGGCCCGGCTTTCGTGGCCGGAATCGCCTACGTCGACCCCGGGAACTTCGCCACCAACACGGCGGCCGGGGTCGACTACGGCTATCTCCTGCTCTGGGTGGTGGTGGCGGCCAACCTCGCGGCCATCCTGATCCAGTTGCTGTCGGCCAAGCTGGGCATCGCCACCGGCAAGTCGCTGCCCCGGCTGTGCCGGGAACGGTTCAGCCGCCCGGTCACGCTGGGGCTGTGGGTCCAGGCCGAATTGGTCGCGATCGCCACCGACCTCGCCGAGATCCTCGGTGGCGCCTTGGCGTTGCGCCTCCTGTTCGACCTGCCGGTCCTGGTCGGTGGCGTGGTCACCGCCGTCGTCTCGTTGCTGCTGCTGAGTCTGCGGAACCTGCGGCACTACGAGCGCGCCGTGCTCGCGCTGCTGGCCGTGATCGTCGTCGGGTTCCTGTGCTCGCTGATCACCGCCCGGCCGTCGCTGCCGTTGGCCGTGCACGGGCTGGTTCCGGCGTTCGACGGCCAGGCGAGCATGGTGCTGGCGGCCGGGATGCTCGGGGCGACGGTGATGCCGCACGCGATCTACCTGCACTCGGCGCTCGTCGTCGACCGGTTCGGCGACCGGTTGGGCGACCCGGCCAGCCGGCACCGGCTGCTCCGCGCCTCCCGGGTCGACGTGCTCACGGCGATGACCGTCGCAGGCGGGGTCAACCTGGCGATGCTGCTGGTCGCCGCGGCCGCGCTGGCGGGTTCGGGCGCGGACTCCCTCGACGCGGTGCATGCCGGCCTGGGTTCCGTGTTGGGTTCGGGCACGGCGCTGTTGTTCGCGCTGGCGTTGCTCGCCTCGGGGATCGCGTCGTCGTCCGTCGGCACGTACGCCGGAGCGGTGATCCTGGAGGGTTTCGTGGGTCTGCGGGTCCACCCGCTCTTCCGCCGGCTCGCGACGCTGGCACCGGCCCTCGTCGTGCTCGCGCTCGGGTTGGAACCGACCCGGGCCCTGGTGCTGTCGCAGGTGGTGCTCAGCGTGGGCATCCCGTTCGCGCTCGTACCGCTGATCCTGCTGACCCGGGACCGCCGCGTGATGGGTGCGCTGACCAACAAGCGTTCTACCACCGCGACGGCCACGGTCGTCGCGGGTCTGGTCAGCGCGCTCAACGTCGTGCTGATCGGTTCGACGGTGACTGGAGGAATGTGA
- a CDS encoding thiolase C-terminal domain-containing protein, whose amino-acid sequence MTFGWAGAAAIVGVGQTAAWRGSGRTPQSLAAEAISAALDDAGLDAGDLDGVHTYVPGVTAEEVATAFGFRSLRHVSAKPMGGAFPVASLKEAAIALATGAASHVLIFVASSQRAGRAVFRAHPGIPGQQFRTQLEHPYGWSRPAQWYAMLARRHMHEFGTTKRQLAEVALTMRRHAQLNPTAYMYGRELTLDDYLAAPMIADPYQKFDCCLETDGGSAVILTSPDRAADLKAPPVLVAGVGEGHPVSGDDISNRPDWFDIGLSHAAPQAFETAGTRPSEMDAAMIYDCFTFEVIQQLEEAGFCARGEGGPFVESGAIGRDGSLPVNTHGGLLSEGHLAGMNHIVEAVRQLRGEAGERQLARAGQIAVTGWGDLGDGALAVLRGPQA is encoded by the coding sequence ATGACGTTCGGTTGGGCCGGTGCGGCCGCGATCGTCGGTGTCGGGCAGACGGCGGCCTGGCGGGGGAGCGGACGCACGCCCCAGTCGCTCGCCGCGGAGGCCATCTCGGCTGCCCTTGACGACGCCGGGCTCGACGCTGGCGACCTCGACGGCGTGCACACCTACGTGCCGGGGGTGACCGCGGAGGAGGTGGCCACGGCCTTCGGCTTCCGCTCGCTGCGGCACGTCTCGGCGAAACCCATGGGCGGAGCGTTCCCGGTCGCCTCGCTCAAGGAGGCGGCCATCGCGCTGGCCACCGGGGCGGCCAGCCACGTGCTGATCTTCGTGGCCTCGTCGCAGCGGGCCGGCCGGGCGGTGTTCCGGGCCCACCCCGGCATCCCCGGGCAGCAGTTCCGGACCCAGCTCGAACATCCCTACGGCTGGTCGCGACCCGCGCAGTGGTATGCCATGCTGGCCCGCCGCCACATGCACGAGTTCGGCACGACCAAGCGCCAGTTGGCCGAGGTCGCGCTGACCATGCGGCGGCACGCCCAGCTCAACCCGACGGCCTACATGTATGGCCGCGAGCTGACCCTCGACGACTACCTCGCGGCGCCGATGATCGCCGACCCCTACCAGAAGTTCGACTGCTGCCTGGAGACCGACGGCGGCTCCGCGGTGATCCTGACCTCCCCGGACCGAGCCGCCGATCTCAAGGCGCCGCCTGTTCTGGTCGCCGGCGTCGGCGAGGGCCACCCGGTCTCGGGAGACGACATCTCCAACCGTCCCGACTGGTTCGACATCGGCCTGTCCCACGCGGCACCGCAGGCGTTCGAGACGGCCGGCACCCGACCGTCCGAGATGGACGCCGCCATGATCTACGACTGCTTCACCTTCGAGGTGATCCAGCAGCTAGAAGAAGCCGGCTTCTGCGCCCGCGGCGAGGGCGGCCCGTTCGTCGAGAGCGGCGCCATCGGCCGCGACGGCAGCTTGCCGGTCAACACCCACGGCGGCCTGCTGTCCGAAGGACATCTCGCCGGCATGAACCACATCGTCGAGGCCGTGCGGCAACTGCGCGGCGAGGCGGGGGAGCGGCAGCTGGCCCGGGCCGGCCAGATCGCCGTCACCGGCTGGGGCGATCTCGGCGACGGCGCACTGGCCGTATTGAGGGGGCCACAGGCATGA
- a CDS encoding Zn-ribbon domain-containing OB-fold protein, producing MTERPLPDPDYADFAPFWAGTRRGELLVPTCTRCARRVWPPRMACPSCAGLRFDWQPIGNEGHLYSWTTIGRAMLAGFEAEVPYTVVIVSAAADPRVRFVGRLADGYEVPVIGAPMLASFVPNGDVTLVNWLPRGGRA from the coding sequence ATGACCGAACGTCCGCTTCCGGATCCCGACTACGCCGACTTCGCGCCGTTCTGGGCGGGCACGCGGCGGGGCGAGCTGCTGGTGCCGACCTGCACCCGGTGCGCCCGGCGGGTGTGGCCGCCCAGGATGGCCTGCCCGTCGTGCGCCGGCCTTCGCTTCGACTGGCAGCCGATCGGCAACGAGGGCCACCTGTATAGCTGGACCACCATCGGCCGGGCGATGCTCGCGGGTTTCGAGGCCGAAGTCCCCTACACGGTGGTGATCGTCTCGGCGGCCGCCGACCCCCGGGTCCGCTTCGTTGGCCGGCTAGCCGACGGCTATGAGGTGCCGGTGATAGGCGCCCCGATGCTCGCTTCTTTCGTCCCGAACGGCGACGTCACCCTTGTCAACTGGTTGCCCCGAGGAGGTCGCGCATGA
- a CDS encoding cyclase family protein — MTLPTEAEVLSWFEKLSNWGRWGPDDRLGTLNLITASTRVAASRLVSEGHVVSLAWDVDTTPQRDQTYGPPRRFFVTTGQGLADEHRIDPHGNPDNRMNGALEYLGYVFHGYSVTHLDALSHVFWDRKMYNGVPAELVSSSHGATAHDVTAVKGGVITRGILVDVPAFRGVDWLEPGDPVTATEVRAILAAQGTEVHSGDALLLRTGYGKRRAMQGPDDVRALGRAGWHASCAPLFHELGVSLIGADTAQDVVPSGYDSVVIPVHTLGLVAMGLYMIDNMNLEELSAKCASAGRHTFELVVSTIPFLGATGSPVNPLAVF; from the coding sequence ATGACTCTGCCCACCGAGGCCGAGGTCCTGTCCTGGTTCGAGAAGCTGTCGAACTGGGGCCGGTGGGGCCCGGACGACCGGCTCGGCACACTCAACCTGATTACCGCGTCGACCCGAGTGGCGGCGTCCCGCCTGGTCTCGGAGGGTCACGTGGTCTCGCTGGCCTGGGACGTCGACACGACGCCACAGCGCGACCAAACTTACGGCCCACCGCGCCGTTTCTTCGTGACCACCGGCCAGGGCCTGGCCGACGAGCACCGGATCGACCCGCACGGCAACCCCGACAACCGGATGAACGGTGCCCTCGAATACCTCGGGTACGTCTTCCACGGCTATTCGGTAACCCACCTGGACGCGCTGTCCCACGTCTTCTGGGACCGCAAGATGTACAACGGCGTGCCGGCCGAGTTGGTCTCGTCGTCCCACGGCGCCACGGCTCACGACGTCACGGCGGTGAAGGGCGGGGTTATCACCCGAGGCATCCTGGTAGACGTCCCCGCGTTCCGCGGCGTCGACTGGCTGGAGCCAGGCGACCCGGTCACGGCAACCGAGGTCCGAGCGATCCTGGCCGCACAGGGCACCGAGGTGCACTCGGGCGACGCGTTGCTGCTGCGCACGGGCTACGGGAAACGGCGCGCCATGCAGGGCCCCGACGACGTCCGGGCGCTGGGGCGGGCTGGTTGGCACGCGTCATGCGCGCCGCTGTTCCACGAGTTGGGCGTCTCGCTGATCGGTGCCGACACGGCCCAGGACGTGGTGCCCTCGGGCTACGACAGCGTGGTCATCCCGGTGCACACCCTCGGCCTGGTGGCGATGGGCCTCTACATGATTGACAACATGAACCTCGAAGAGCTGAGCGCCAAATGCGCGTCAGCGGGCCGCCACACCTTCGAACTGGTCGTCTCAACAATCCCATTCCTCGGCGCGACCGGCAGCCCAGTCAACCCCCTGGCGGTGTTCTAG
- a CDS encoding TIGR03619 family F420-dependent LLM class oxidoreductase translates to MIELSIGLPSFAATDPGGWQHLFDLAKAADEAGADRVTVSDHVAFGERLDDYAKPALGGVEGGRQPTGPDGHWLEPMTTLSVLAGMTSRIRLRTNILMAALRRPVVLAKSAATLDALSGGRFDLGVGVGWQQAEYEAAGLPFGRRGRLLDHTLEVCQTLWREPIAAYEAPELSFAGIHQMPKPAGIPVWVSGTINPAVVRRLGRFGTGWIRWGRDADDPTAPARMRDALAAAGFDRPDLRVTGRLGVVFGPDDRPDPAATVAPVPGLIATGVTDLMLSALDPRLADRPRTWLVPLVTAFREATPSANRAPARHT, encoded by the coding sequence ATGATCGAGCTGTCGATCGGCCTACCGTCCTTCGCGGCCACCGACCCGGGCGGCTGGCAACACCTCTTCGACCTGGCCAAGGCAGCGGACGAGGCCGGCGCCGACCGGGTCACGGTGTCGGACCATGTCGCTTTCGGCGAGCGGCTGGACGACTACGCCAAGCCCGCTCTAGGCGGGGTCGAGGGCGGCCGGCAGCCGACGGGCCCTGACGGCCACTGGCTAGAACCGATGACAACCCTGTCGGTCCTGGCCGGCATGACGTCGCGGATCCGGCTCCGCACGAACATCCTGATGGCCGCCCTACGCCGCCCAGTGGTCCTGGCCAAGTCAGCGGCAACGCTCGACGCCCTCTCCGGCGGCCGCTTCGACCTGGGTGTCGGCGTCGGTTGGCAGCAGGCCGAATACGAGGCCGCCGGGTTGCCGTTCGGCCGCCGGGGCCGCCTGCTCGACCACACCCTGGAGGTATGCCAGACCCTGTGGCGCGAACCGATCGCGGCCTACGAGGCGCCCGAGCTGTCGTTCGCCGGCATCCACCAGATGCCCAAACCGGCCGGAATCCCGGTGTGGGTAAGCGGCACGATCAACCCCGCCGTGGTGCGCCGGCTAGGCCGCTTCGGCACAGGCTGGATCCGCTGGGGCCGCGACGCCGACGACCCAACCGCACCGGCCCGGATGCGCGACGCGCTCGCAGCAGCCGGTTTCGACCGACCCGACCTGCGAGTGACCGGCCGCCTAGGGGTGGTCTTCGGCCCCGACGACCGCCCCGACCCGGCAGCAACCGTGGCACCGGTGCCCGGTCTGATCGCCACCGGCGTCACCGACCTCATGCTCTCGGCACTCGACCCACGCCTCGCCGACCGACCAAGGACCTGGCTCGTTCCCCTCGTGACCGCATTCCGCGAGGCAACGCCGTCGGCCAACCGCGCCCCAGCCCGACACACCTGA
- a CDS encoding nuclear transport factor 2 family protein, with amino-acid sequence MHEYLALRELSVRYAFAVDDGDGASFASAFLPDARLRMFRPGDGLDPSVRLDGTEALRAVPANVRSRYATTLHLLGQSGYDVDGDTATGTTYCIAHHVESTPHGGVDHVMHIRYTDTYRRAPGGDWLIAERVGICHWTETRAIDQVRS; translated from the coding sequence ATGCATGAATACCTGGCGTTGCGCGAACTCTCGGTCCGCTACGCGTTCGCGGTAGACGACGGCGACGGCGCGTCCTTCGCGTCCGCTTTCCTCCCGGATGCGCGGCTACGGATGTTCCGGCCGGGCGACGGCCTCGACCCGTCGGTGCGCCTCGACGGCACCGAGGCATTGCGCGCGGTGCCGGCCAACGTGCGGTCGCGCTACGCGACCACGCTGCACCTGCTAGGCCAGAGCGGTTACGACGTGGACGGCGACACGGCCACCGGCACGACCTACTGCATCGCGCATCATGTCGAATCCACTCCACACGGCGGCGTCGACCACGTCATGCACATCAGATATACCGACACCTACCGCCGCGCCCCAGGCGGCGATTGGCTGATTGCCGAACGGGTGGGAATCTGCCACTGGACCGAAACCCGCGCGATCGACCAGGTGCGCTCATGA
- a CDS encoding zinc-binding dehydrogenase, giving the protein MWAQTILGPFTCARIEVETPGDADVADGQVLLRVLAAGICGSDLPMFRSGSDTPIAGYPLHEVAGEVVISRDPTLPVGAKVVGWATAHNAAAEYAVVDGSGLLAYDETLKPVEAIVLQPLACVIAAVREQLSAVAGATVAVLGLGPIGMLFAHVLKNSGARSVTGVDRVDRSDLAAAFGLDEVVTMSGARWVAGLGETRPEIVVEAVGHQVGTFDDAIRAVADRGRVLYYGIPDDAVYPLPMEVFLRKNATLSAGYTRDKRTALAAAAAYLDAHPDLAGRYVTHVRPMDDLQGAFELANRPAKSQLKIVLVTE; this is encoded by the coding sequence ATGTGGGCACAGACGATCCTCGGTCCCTTCACCTGTGCGCGGATAGAGGTCGAGACGCCGGGCGACGCGGATGTCGCCGACGGCCAGGTGCTCCTGCGCGTGCTCGCCGCCGGCATCTGTGGCAGCGACCTGCCGATGTTTCGCAGCGGCTCCGACACGCCGATCGCGGGCTACCCGCTGCACGAGGTGGCCGGCGAGGTGGTGATCAGCCGCGACCCGACGCTGCCCGTCGGCGCCAAGGTGGTCGGCTGGGCCACCGCGCACAACGCGGCCGCCGAATATGCCGTGGTCGACGGTTCCGGGCTGCTGGCCTACGACGAGACACTCAAGCCCGTCGAGGCGATCGTGCTGCAACCGCTGGCCTGTGTCATCGCCGCGGTGCGGGAGCAACTTTCAGCGGTCGCAGGCGCCACGGTCGCCGTACTCGGGCTCGGTCCGATCGGAATGCTCTTCGCACACGTGCTCAAAAACAGCGGCGCCCGCTCGGTCACCGGCGTCGACCGGGTCGACCGGTCCGACCTCGCCGCCGCGTTCGGCCTCGACGAGGTCGTCACGATGTCGGGTGCCCGCTGGGTCGCCGGTCTGGGTGAGACGCGGCCCGAGATCGTGGTCGAGGCGGTCGGCCATCAGGTCGGCACGTTCGACGACGCCATCCGTGCGGTCGCCGACCGGGGTCGGGTGCTCTACTACGGCATCCCGGACGACGCGGTCTACCCGCTGCCGATGGAGGTCTTCCTCCGCAAGAACGCCACGCTGTCGGCGGGCTACACCCGCGACAAGCGCACGGCGCTGGCGGCGGCCGCGGCCTACCTCGACGCGCACCCGGATCTCGCCGGCCGCTATGTCACCCACGTCCGGCCGATGGACGACCTGCAAGGCGCGTTCGAGCTCGCGAACCGGCCGGCGAAGAGCCAACTCAAGATCGTCCTGGTCACGGAATGA
- a CDS encoding ferredoxin: MKDGTMNVTVDWNLCDGNGNCTAEAPEVFALNDDDELDVLLTEPGEELRAGVEMAAAACPKRAITIEG, translated from the coding sequence ATGAAGGACGGCACCATGAACGTGACGGTCGACTGGAACCTCTGCGACGGCAACGGCAACTGCACCGCCGAGGCGCCCGAGGTGTTCGCGCTCAACGACGACGACGAACTCGACGTGCTGCTCACCGAGCCGGGCGAGGAACTGCGGGCCGGCGTCGAGATGGCCGCGGCCGCGTGCCCCAAGCGGGCCATCACGATCGAGGGCTGA